The following are encoded in a window of Primulina eburnea isolate SZY01 chromosome 4, ASM2296580v1, whole genome shotgun sequence genomic DNA:
- the LOC140830115 gene encoding uncharacterized protein yields MDDADQVTCAIFLLTKHARIWWESARVALPVEPLTWGTFKTMFYNKYFSKDVRAKKASDFLNLKQGTMSMTEYIQKCEAGVQYVPYIARDDTSKGEHFMRGLRSEIKRDVRMSKVATYGEIVERALMAEQDEHDIDIDRQQRRQQYFQRSQATGQGKKTDSKGTKPEESRGSNVCYRCKKPGHLAKNCPGSSEKVQGRLFSMTKEEVDADTSMITG; encoded by the exons atggatGATGCGGACCAAGTGACTTGTGCCATCTTTCtcttaacaaaacatgcaagaatatggtgggagagtgcaagaGTTGCATTACCGGTTGAACCATTGACATGGGGAACTTTTAAAACTAtgttttacaacaaatatttcAGTAAAGACGTACGAGCTAAGAAAGCCAGCGACTTCCTTAACCTGAAGCAAGGAACCATGTCAATGACTGAATATATACAAAAATGCGAAGCTGGAGTCCAATacgtaccatatattgcacGAGATGATACAAGTAAGGGCGAACACTTCATGCGGGGActtcgctctgaaattaaaagagatgtaaGAATGTCCAAAGTTGCTACGTATGGAGAGATAGTtgaaagagcacttatggcgGAGCAGGATGAACATGACATTGACATAGACAGGCAACAACGAAGGCAGCAATACTTCCAAAGGAGCCAAGCAACAGGACAAGGCAAGAAGACCGATAGTAAAGGTACCAAACCCGAAGAATCCCGTG GTTCTAATGTCTGTTATCGTTGCAAAAAGCCAGGGCATCtcgccaagaattgtccaggAAGTTCTGAGAAAGTACAGGGACGCCTTTTCTCTATGACTAAAGAAGAAGTGGATGCGGATACGTCGATGATCactg GCTAG